The Micromonospora sp. NBC_00421 genome contains a region encoding:
- the dnaE gene encoding DNA polymerase III subunit alpha, which translates to MGDSFAHLHVHTEYSMLDGAARLKDLFAEANRLGMPAVAITDHGNMHGANDFYKQAMAVGITPILGVEAYVAPESRYHKARVKWGRPEQKSDDISGNGAITHKTMWARNAQGLKNLFTLNSRASMEGHYVKWPRMDMELIAEHAEGIMATTGCPSGAVQTRLRLGQFDEALRVAATYQDIFGKENYFLEIMDHGLSIEQRVREDLITIARKLDIPPVVTNDSHYTHEAQAEAHDVLLCVQTGSNVADPNRFRFEGGGYFVKSADQMRAVDSSEFWQQGCRNTLLVAEKVDPSGMFEFHNLMPRFPVPDGETEESWFRKETFKGLARRYPGGIPEGHLVQAEYELGVINQMGFPSYFLVVADFIQWAKNQGIAVGPGRGSAAGSLVAYALGITDLDPIPHGLIFERFLNPERVSMPDVDIDFDERRRGEVIKYVTDKWGEDKVAQIATFGTIKAKAAIKDSARVLGFPYAVGDRITKAMPPAVMGKDIPLTGIFDPKHPRYAEAGEIRGLYESDPDVRKVIDTAKGIEGLIRQTGVHAAGVIMSAEPIIEHIPLTRRDADGAIITQFDYPTCESLGLLKMDFLGLRNLTIIDDAVKNIQLNHGRELDLLGLPLDDKPAYELLARGDTLGVFQLDGGPMRSLLRLMKPDNFEDISAVLALYRPGPMGVDSHTNYALRKNNLQEITPIHPELEEPLREILAPTHGLIVYQEQVQRAAQILAGYTLGQADLLRRAMGKKKKEILDKEFIPFRDGCRERGYSDAAIQAVWDVLVPFAGYAFNKAHSAAYGLVSYWTAYLKAHYPAEYMAALLTSVGDDKDKMALYLSECRRMRIQVLPPDVNTSAGPFTPVGQDIRFGLAAVRNVGANVVAAIMRCRDEKGEYADFYDFLSKVDAVVCNKKTIESLIKAGAFDSLGHTRKGLLTVHADAIDAFADVKRKEAVGQYDLFGAGFGDTDAGGSTTAMPVIGDAEWDKRDKLAFEREMLGLYVSDHPLFGLEHVLGAAADTTIAALSEEGTVPDGAVVTLAGILSGVQRRVTKQGRAWASAALEDLAGGVETLFFPNTYEVIGQYIAEDAIVVVKGRVDRRDDTPRIMAMDMSMPDVSSTPGSKPVTLTIPVHRCTPPLVERLKETLVLHPGDTEVHVKLLNGGKVTTLRLGPFRVAATTALMGDLKSVLGPANVS; encoded by the coding sequence ATGGGTGATTCGTTCGCGCATCTGCACGTGCACACCGAGTACTCGATGCTCGACGGGGCGGCCCGGCTGAAGGACCTCTTCGCCGAGGCCAACCGGCTGGGGATGCCGGCGGTGGCGATCACGGACCACGGCAACATGCACGGCGCGAACGACTTCTACAAGCAGGCCATGGCCGTCGGGATCACCCCCATCCTCGGCGTCGAGGCGTACGTGGCGCCGGAGTCGCGCTATCACAAGGCGCGGGTCAAGTGGGGCCGGCCGGAGCAGAAGAGCGACGACATCTCCGGTAACGGCGCGATCACCCACAAGACCATGTGGGCGCGCAACGCACAGGGCCTGAAGAACCTGTTCACCCTCAACTCCCGCGCGTCCATGGAGGGGCACTACGTCAAGTGGCCCCGGATGGACATGGAGTTGATCGCCGAGCACGCCGAGGGCATCATGGCCACCACCGGCTGCCCGTCCGGCGCGGTGCAGACCCGGCTGCGGCTGGGTCAGTTCGACGAGGCGCTCAGGGTCGCCGCCACCTACCAGGACATCTTCGGTAAGGAGAACTACTTCCTGGAGATCATGGATCACGGGCTCTCCATCGAGCAGCGGGTCCGGGAAGACCTGATCACCATCGCCCGGAAGCTGGACATCCCGCCGGTGGTCACCAACGACTCGCACTACACCCACGAGGCGCAGGCCGAGGCGCACGACGTGCTGCTCTGCGTGCAGACCGGCAGCAACGTCGCCGACCCCAACCGGTTCCGCTTCGAGGGCGGCGGCTACTTCGTCAAGTCCGCCGACCAGATGCGCGCGGTGGACTCCTCGGAGTTCTGGCAGCAGGGCTGCCGCAACACCCTGCTGGTGGCCGAGAAGGTCGACCCGAGCGGGATGTTCGAGTTCCACAACCTGATGCCGCGTTTCCCGGTGCCCGACGGGGAGACCGAGGAGTCCTGGTTCCGCAAGGAGACCTTCAAGGGGCTGGCCCGCCGCTATCCCGGCGGGATCCCCGAGGGCCACCTGGTGCAGGCCGAGTACGAGCTGGGCGTGATCAACCAGATGGGCTTCCCCTCGTACTTCCTGGTGGTCGCCGACTTCATCCAGTGGGCCAAGAACCAGGGCATCGCGGTCGGCCCGGGGCGTGGCTCGGCCGCCGGCTCGCTCGTCGCGTACGCGCTGGGCATCACCGACCTGGACCCGATCCCGCACGGCCTGATCTTCGAGCGGTTCCTCAACCCCGAGCGGGTCTCGATGCCGGACGTCGACATCGACTTCGACGAGCGTCGGCGCGGTGAGGTGATCAAGTACGTCACCGACAAGTGGGGTGAGGACAAGGTCGCCCAGATCGCCACCTTCGGCACCATCAAGGCGAAGGCCGCGATCAAGGACTCGGCCCGGGTCCTCGGCTTCCCCTACGCGGTCGGCGACCGGATCACCAAGGCGATGCCGCCGGCGGTGATGGGCAAGGACATCCCGCTCACCGGCATCTTCGACCCGAAGCACCCCCGCTACGCCGAGGCCGGCGAGATCCGCGGCCTCTACGAGTCCGACCCGGACGTGCGCAAGGTGATCGACACCGCCAAGGGCATCGAGGGGCTGATCCGGCAGACCGGCGTGCACGCCGCCGGGGTGATCATGTCGGCCGAGCCGATCATCGAGCACATCCCGCTGACCCGCCGGGACGCCGACGGGGCGATCATCACCCAGTTCGACTACCCGACCTGCGAGTCGCTCGGGCTGTTGAAGATGGACTTCCTCGGCCTGCGCAACCTGACGATCATCGACGACGCGGTCAAGAACATCCAGCTCAACCACGGCCGGGAGCTCGACCTGCTGGGCCTGCCGCTTGACGACAAGCCCGCCTACGAACTGCTCGCCCGGGGCGACACCCTCGGCGTGTTCCAGCTCGACGGTGGGCCGATGCGCTCGCTGCTGCGGCTGATGAAGCCTGACAACTTCGAGGACATCTCCGCCGTGCTGGCGCTCTACCGGCCCGGCCCGATGGGCGTCGACTCGCACACCAACTACGCGCTGCGCAAGAACAACCTCCAGGAGATCACCCCGATCCACCCGGAGCTGGAGGAGCCGCTACGGGAGATCCTCGCCCCCACCCACGGTCTGATCGTCTACCAGGAGCAGGTGCAGCGCGCCGCGCAGATCCTCGCCGGTTACACCCTGGGCCAGGCCGACCTGCTGCGCCGGGCGATGGGCAAGAAGAAGAAGGAGATCCTCGACAAGGAGTTCATCCCGTTCCGGGACGGCTGCCGCGAGCGCGGCTACTCCGACGCCGCGATCCAGGCGGTCTGGGACGTGCTGGTGCCGTTCGCCGGGTACGCCTTCAACAAGGCGCACTCGGCGGCGTACGGCCTGGTGTCGTACTGGACGGCGTACCTCAAGGCGCACTACCCGGCCGAGTACATGGCGGCGCTGCTCACCTCCGTCGGTGACGACAAGGACAAGATGGCGCTCTACCTGTCGGAGTGCCGCCGGATGCGGATCCAGGTGCTGCCGCCGGACGTGAACACCTCCGCCGGGCCGTTCACCCCGGTCGGCCAGGACATCCGGTTCGGCCTGGCCGCCGTGCGCAACGTCGGCGCGAACGTGGTCGCGGCGATCATGCGGTGCCGCGACGAGAAGGGCGAGTACGCCGACTTCTACGACTTCCTGTCCAAGGTCGACGCGGTGGTCTGCAACAAGAAGACGATCGAGTCCCTGATCAAGGCGGGCGCCTTCGACTCACTGGGGCACACCCGCAAGGGCCTGCTCACCGTGCACGCCGACGCCATCGACGCCTTCGCCGACGTCAAGCGCAAGGAGGCCGTCGGCCAGTACGACCTGTTCGGCGCCGGCTTCGGCGACACCGACGCGGGCGGCAGCACCACGGCGATGCCGGTGATCGGCGACGCCGAGTGGGACAAGCGGGACAAGCTCGCCTTCGAACGCGAGATGCTCGGCCTCTACGTCTCCGACCATCCGCTGTTCGGGCTGGAACACGTCCTCGGCGCGGCGGCCGACACCACGATCGCCGCGCTCTCCGAGGAGGGCACCGTCCCCGACGGTGCCGTGGTCACCCTGGCCGGCATCCTCTCCGGCGTGCAGCGCCGGGTCACCAAGCAGGGCCGGGCCTGGGCCTCGGCCGCCCTGGAGGACCTGGCCGGCGGGGTGGAGACGCTGTTCTTCCCGAACACCTACGAGGTGATCGGGCAGTACATCGCCGAGGACGCGATCGTGGTGGTCAAGGGCCGGGTGGACCGGCGCGACGACACCCCGCGGATCATGGCGATGGACATGTCCATGCCGGACGTCAGCAGCACCCCGGGCAGCAAGCCGGTGACGCTGACCATCCCGGTGCACCGCTGCACCCCGCCGCTCGTGGAACGGCTCAAGGAGACCCTGGTGCTGCATCCCGGTGACACCGAGGTGCACGTCAAGCTGCTCAACGGCGGCAAGGTGACCACCCTGCGGCTCGGGCCCTTCCGGGTGGCCGCCACCACCGCGCTGATGGGCGACCTGAAGAGCGTCCTCGGCCCGGCCAACGTGAGCTGA
- a CDS encoding PadR family transcriptional regulator — protein MVRDEILRTHLQELRRGTVVVASLLALRQPGYGYALLQRLTGHGFPVDANTLYPLLRRLEEQELLTSEWNTEESRPRKFYRTSADGETVLARLLDDLTAVQTSVTGLIEGADR, from the coding sequence ATGGTTAGGGACGAGATCCTGCGGACCCATCTCCAGGAGCTGCGGCGCGGGACGGTGGTGGTGGCCAGCCTGCTGGCCCTGCGCCAGCCCGGCTACGGCTACGCGCTGCTGCAACGCCTCACCGGGCACGGCTTCCCGGTCGACGCCAACACCCTCTATCCCCTGCTCCGACGGCTGGAGGAGCAGGAGCTGCTGACCAGCGAGTGGAACACCGAGGAGAGCCGGCCGCGCAAGTTCTACCGCACCAGCGCCGACGGGGAGACGGTCCTGGCCCGCCTGCTCGACGACCTCACCGCCGTACAGACCTCCGTGACCGGGCTGATCGAAGGAGCCGACCGATGA
- a CDS encoding permease prefix domain 1-containing protein, protein MSTLTDRYLAATLRAVPAPRREEIATELRAAIADMIDDRVGGGQDTTTAEREVLTELGHPERLAARYADRRLQLIGPAYYLVWQQLLRRLLTVIPGTVGVIVGVVQATVADNPGGAIGAGISVAFQTAVQIAFWVTLSFAILERTDISLKLPEWTVDQLPEMPAKRDIRLPDTCASMVTILLTLTFLAWQHFRSWVRGTDGERIPLLDPALWTSWLPVLAAVLVAGLALELVKYRTGRWTWPLVAVNALLDLAFAGPLIWLVLTDRLLNPDLVARFAWLRDGAGLDATTRVTVVVIVAITLWDVVESAVKARRSGARTAI, encoded by the coding sequence ATGAGCACCCTGACCGACCGCTACCTCGCGGCCACCCTGCGGGCGGTGCCGGCCCCCCGACGCGAGGAGATCGCCACCGAGCTGCGGGCCGCCATCGCGGACATGATCGACGACCGGGTCGGCGGCGGGCAGGACACCACCACCGCCGAACGTGAGGTGCTCACCGAACTGGGCCACCCCGAGCGGCTGGCCGCCCGCTACGCCGACCGCCGGCTCCAGCTCATCGGCCCCGCCTACTACCTGGTCTGGCAGCAACTGCTCCGCCGACTGCTGACCGTCATCCCCGGCACGGTCGGCGTGATCGTCGGGGTGGTCCAGGCGACCGTCGCCGACAACCCGGGCGGGGCCATCGGCGCGGGCATCAGCGTCGCCTTCCAGACGGCCGTGCAGATCGCCTTCTGGGTGACCCTGAGCTTCGCGATCCTGGAACGCACCGACATCTCGCTGAAGCTGCCCGAGTGGACCGTCGACCAACTGCCCGAGATGCCGGCAAAGCGCGACATCCGGCTCCCCGACACCTGCGCCTCGATGGTGACGATCCTGCTCACCCTGACCTTCCTGGCCTGGCAGCACTTCCGCTCCTGGGTCCGGGGCACCGACGGCGAACGCATCCCGCTGCTCGACCCGGCGCTGTGGACGTCCTGGCTGCCGGTGCTGGCCGCCGTCCTGGTGGCCGGTCTGGCGCTGGAACTGGTCAAGTACCGCACCGGTCGGTGGACCTGGCCCCTGGTCGCGGTCAACGCCCTGCTCGACCTGGCCTTCGCCGGGCCGCTGATCTGGCTGGTGCTCACCGACCGGCTGCTCAACCCGGACCTGGTCGCCCGGTTCGCCTGGCTGCGCGACGGTGCCGGCCTCGACGCCACCACCCGGGTCACGGTCGTGGTGATCGTGGCGATCACGCTCTGGGATGTCGTGGAGAGCGCGGTGAAGGCGCGTCGATCCGGCGCGCGGACCGCCATCTGA